ATCGGCCAGAGTCATGCCTTTTTCCTTGCGGATATCACGAATGCGATTGATCACCGCGCAATCCCCATAATAACCAAATTGGTTTTTTCATTTTCCTACACGAACCGAACCTTGGCAAGTGCGAATGCACAATTGTGGAAGGATGGTCCTATGCGTCGTGAACTTGCAGAACGGGAATTGGCGGATAACAGCGTGAACGGGGCGGGCCGACTGTGCCAGCGCCGCCGCAAGGTCACCGTCAATCTCGCGGAATCGCCGCTGGGCTGGCTGCATGCGCGCGGCCATATCGATGACCGCCTGTTTGCGGCGGGAGAAGCCTTGCGGTCTGATTTTGAACGGGCGCAACTGGCCCCGCGAACGACGATGCGGTGGGAACCGGTGCGGGTGCGCGGAGGGGGTGAGGCGGGGCTGACGCCTACTGAACGGCAGATTGCCGCCAAGGCGCGTTTCGATGGGGCTCTTGCCACCGCAGGACGTGGATTGGCGGATATTCTCTGGCGGGTGGTCTGCGCGGGGGAAAGTGTACCCCATGCCGAAAAGGCGCTGAACTGGCCCGTGCGCAGTGGCAAATTGGTGCTGCGGCTGGCCTTGGACCGCGTGGCCGATTTCTATCGGATACCCTGAAGTATCCCCGCAATCCGTTCACGCAAGTGCGGCAGGACCGTGCTTTCGAACCATGGATTCTGCCGCATCCAGATTGTGCTGCGCCACGATGGGTGCGGCAATGGCAGGAAATCGGGCGCATAAGCCGTGAAATTGCGGACCCGATCAGTCATGGAAAGGCGATCGCGCCCGCGCAGATAATATCCCTGGGCATGGCTGCCGACGAGCAAGGTCAGGCACTTTTCAGGCATCGCCGCCATGACTTTCGCATGCCATTGGGGCGCGCATTCCGGGCGGGGTGGGAGATCGGCGCTTTTGCCCTTGCCCGGATAACAGAAACCCATGGGTACGATCGCCACGTGTGCGGGATCATGCAGATCTTCGTGGGACAGCCCCGTCCATTCACACAGTCGCGCACCGCTGGCGTCATTCCACGGAATGCCGCTGGCGTGCACTTTCGATCCGGGGGCCTGACCGACGATCACCAGTCGCGATGTGGCCGAGAACTGCACGACAGGGCGCACGCCATGCGGCAGGAAGGCCTCGCACAGGCGGCAAGCGGCGATCGCGCGATGAAGGTCGGTCATGGAAAAGCAGGTAAGGCGGGCGTGATCGCGTTCAAGCCCGGGCCTTATGTTGCGATCACAGTGCCTCGACCATTTCCGCCAGTTCGAGCCAGCGTTCCTCGGCCGCATCCTTCTCGACGCGGGCCTTGTCGATCGCGGCGGTCAGCGACGCGAACTTTTTCGGATCGCTGGTGTAAAGCGCCGGGTCCGACAGCGCAGCCTCGTCACGCGCGATATGCGCTTCGAGTTCCGCGATCCGGTCGGGCAGCAGATCGAAATCGCGCTGATCCTTGTAACTGAGCTTGGTCTTCTTTGGCGGCGGGGGCGGAGCGATTTCCACCCTTGCGGCTTTCACCTTGGTTGGCGCGACGCGCTGTTTGCGCTTGGCTTCCCAATCGGCATAGCCACCCGCGACGATATCCACGGCGCCGCTGCCATCGAGACCCAGTGTTACCGTGACCGTGCGGTCGAGAAAATCGCGGTCGTGGCTGACAATCAGCACGGTGCCATCGTAATCGGCAATGACTTCCTGCAGCAGGTCGAGCGTTTCGAGGTCGAGGTCGTTGGTCGGTTCGTCCAATACCAGAAGGTTGGATTTACGGGAAAATTCCCGCGCGAGCAGCAGGCGGGACCGTTCACCACCCGACAGGACCCCGACTTTCATATCGACAATACCGGGATCGAACAGGAATTCCTTGAGATAGCCCTGAATGTGTTTGCGCACGCCCTGCACATCGATCCAGTCGCCGCCTTCGGCCAGAATTTGGCGGACGGTCTTTTCGGGCGAGATCAGGCTGCGCTGCTGATCGATCACGATCCCGGTCAGCGTTTTGGCCAGCGTGACCGTGCCTTCATCGGGGGAAAGTTCGCCTGTCAGCAATTTCAACAGGGTGCTTTTACCCGCGCCGTTCGACCCGACCACGCCAATGCGATCCCCCCGCTGGATACGCAGCGAGAAGTCCTTGATAATCGTGCGGTCGCCGAACCGCTTGGTCACATGTTCGGCAACGATAACCGACTTGGTCTTGGAATCGTCATTCGACAGCGCGAGTTTCGCATTGCCGGTGGGTGAGAGCATCGATGCGCGTTGGGCGCGCATCTCGTACAGCTTTTCAAGCCGACCCTGATTGCGCTTGCGCCGGGCGGTAACCCCGCGTTCGAGCCAATGCGCCTCGATCTTCAGTTTGGCGTCGAGCCGTTCGGCGGCGCGCGCCTGTTCGGCGAAGACCTGTTCTTCCCACGCTTCATACCCGCCAAAGCCGATTTCCCGGCGGCGTAACGATCCCTGGTCGAGCCAGAGTGTCGCCCGGGTCAGCCGGGTGAGGAACGTACGGTCGTGGCTAATGACTACGAATGCGCCGTTGTAGCGGCCCAGCCAGTCTTCCAGCCAATCGATGGCCCCCAGATCGAGATGGTTGGTCGGCTCGTCCAGCAGCAGCAGATCCGGTTCGCTCGCCAGCGCGCGGGCAAGCGCGGTGCGCCGCCGTTCGCCCCCGCTGGCGCTGGCCGCGCTGCGCGACAGATCGATCCCGATCTGCCCGGCAATCGCTTCCACTTCGTGCTGCGCGGGCGCGTGCTCCCCCGCAATGGCGAAATCGAGCAAGGTGTCGAACCCGGAAAAGTCGGGTTCCTGTTCCAGCATGACCACTCTCGTCCCCGGCTGGACCGTGCGGGTGCCCGCATCTGCTTCGATCCGGTTGGCGATCAGTTTGAGCAAGGTGGTTTTGCCCGCGCCATTGCGCCCGATCAGCGCGATCCGATCGCGCGGGGCGATATGCAGGTTGATATCCTGAAAGAGCCAGCCCGCGCCCTGAATCAGGCCGAGGCTTTCCCAACTGAGAATAGGGGGAGGTGCCATGGGGGCCCCATAGAGCATCGCGCAAAAAAGTGGGAACCGGTTTTTTGCACAAGCGATGCGTAGGGCAGGCGCGCATCGCGCAAAAAAGTGGGAACCGGGTTTCCCGGCACCGCAAGGTCTTGGAACTATGTGCGGAAGAGGGCGCACGGATGCGTCTTGTCCCATGAATGGTGTCTCGCTTTCGTTCCGGCTCTGGAACCACTCCGTTCACCGATGCGTAATTCAGACTGCGGCAGCGACGCCGCATTCACCATGGGAGTTTCTCAGATGATCCGATTTGCCTTGCCGTTGCTCGCCGTCGCCGCGATGGCTTCCCCCGCTATGGCGGCCGATGTGCAAATTCAGGCACAGGGCCCGGTGGTCGAACTGAGCGTAAGCGAAGTCGTGAAGGCGCGGCCGGACATTGCCAATGTCGGATCGGGTGTCTCGACACTGGCGCCGACAGCGGTTGCCGCCATGCAGCAGAATGCCAAGGCGATGGATGCAGTTATTGCCCGGATCAAGGCACTGGGTATCGCGAAGGACGATATCCAGACGGCGGGCATCAACCTTTCGGCGCAGTACGATTATGATCAGGCAGCACGGAAACAGGTGTTTCGCGGATATCAGGCCTCGAACACAGTGAATGTCACCTTGCGTGATGTGGCCAAGGTTGGACAGGTGCTTGATGCGCTGGTGGCCGCCGGCGCAACCGATATCAACGGGCCGGTACTCGCGATAGACGATGAAACGACCGCCAAGGCGCAGGCGCGCAAGGCCGCGATGGAACGCGCGCGTACGCAGGCGCTCGAATATGCGAAGCTGGCCGGATACGCGGACATCCGTTTGCTGGACATCAGCGAATCGATCAATATTGGCCGTCCGATGATGCTGGAGAAAGCCGTGGCCGCAGACGCGATCATGAACACCTCGACGCCGGTTGAACCGGGCCTTGTGGGCACTGGCGTGAATGTCACAGTGACGTATGAAATGGTGCGCTGATTTCTGAACACGTGCCGGTTGTGTCATTCACAACTTGTTCAAACCTGCGGTGCTAGGCACAAGGACGTTATGCGAAAGGCTCTCGTCCTTGTCCTCTCCGGTGCGTTTGGCTGCACCCTGTCCCTCAGTCCGGTTTCGGCGTTGACTGCCCATGCGCAGGATCACGACGATCAGGGGCAGGTGCGCAAGGAAATGCGCGCGGGGAATGTCCGTTCGCTCCGTGAAATCGAAGGGGCTGTGCTCCCGCAGATGCGCGGTATGCAATACCTTGGCCCCGAATATGATGCAGGTGCGATGGCATACCGGCTCAAGTTCATTCGTGACGGGCGGGTTGTGTTTGTTGATATCGATGCCCGATCGGGCCGTGTTATCAAACGGTCAAACTGACCGGAATTTGCCCTTTTTTGGTTCCCGAACGTCCCGATCGGTCGTGGCGCGCGTTACTGCTCGCTTGACGCTTCGTGTTGCAGGGGCCACTTGAAACGGCTTGTTGCATATGAGGGTTGAGGCATGCGTATCCTGATTGTCGAGGACGAACCCACGCTGGGCCAGCAGCTCAAATCCACGCTGGAACAGACCGGTTATGCGGTCGATCTGTCCACCGATGGCGAAGATGGCCATTTCATGGGATCGACGGAGGATTACGACGCGGTGATCCTCGATCTCGGCTTGCCCGAGATTGACGGGCTTTCCGTGCTGGGCATGTGGCGCCGGGAAGGGCGCCATTTCCCCGTGCTGGTCCTGACCGCGCGTGACAGCTGGTCGGACAAAGTGGCCGGGCTGGATGCCGGGGCGGACGATTATCTCGCCAAACCGTTCCAGACCGAAGAACTGATCGCCCGCCTGCGCGCGCTGATCCGCCGCGCTTCGGGCAATACCTCATCGGAACTCATTGCTGGCGATGTCCGGCTGGATACGCGTTCGGGCCGGGTCACACTGGCGGGCGAACCGGTCAAGCTGACCGCGCAGGAATACAAACTGCTGTCCTATCTGATGCACCACAAGGGCAAGGTAGTCAGCCGCACCGAACTGATCGAGCATATCTACGATCAGGATTTTGACCGCGATTCGAACACGATCGAGGTCTTTGTCACGCGCATCCGCAAGAAGTTGGGCGCTGATGTCATCACAACGATCCGTG
This genomic window from Caenibius tardaugens NBRC 16725 contains:
- a CDS encoding response regulator transcription factor; protein product: MRILIVEDEPTLGQQLKSTLEQTGYAVDLSTDGEDGHFMGSTEDYDAVILDLGLPEIDGLSVLGMWRREGRHFPVLVLTARDSWSDKVAGLDAGADDYLAKPFQTEELIARLRALIRRASGNTSSELIAGDVRLDTRSGRVTLAGEPVKLTAQEYKLLSYLMHHKGKVVSRTELIEHIYDQDFDRDSNTIEVFVTRIRKKLGADVITTIRGLGYSLDDPAEHPRG
- a CDS encoding SIMPL domain-containing protein; translation: MIRFALPLLAVAAMASPAMAADVQIQAQGPVVELSVSEVVKARPDIANVGSGVSTLAPTAVAAMQQNAKAMDAVIARIKALGIAKDDIQTAGINLSAQYDYDQAARKQVFRGYQASNTVNVTLRDVAKVGQVLDALVAAGATDINGPVLAIDDETTAKAQARKAAMERARTQALEYAKLAGYADIRLLDISESINIGRPMMLEKAVAADAIMNTSTPVEPGLVGTGVNVTVTYEMVR
- a CDS encoding PepSY domain-containing protein, which codes for MRKALVLVLSGAFGCTLSLSPVSALTAHAQDHDDQGQVRKEMRAGNVRSLREIEGAVLPQMRGMQYLGPEYDAGAMAYRLKFIRDGRVVFVDIDARSGRVIKRSN
- a CDS encoding uracil-DNA glycosylase family protein translates to MTDLHRAIAACRLCEAFLPHGVRPVVQFSATSRLVIVGQAPGSKVHASGIPWNDASGARLCEWTGLSHEDLHDPAHVAIVPMGFCYPGKGKSADLPPRPECAPQWHAKVMAAMPEKCLTLLVGSHAQGYYLRGRDRLSMTDRVRNFTAYAPDFLPLPHPSWRSTIWMRQNPWFESTVLPHLRERIAGILQGIR
- a CDS encoding DUF6456 domain-containing protein, which gives rise to MRRELAERELADNSVNGAGRLCQRRRKVTVNLAESPLGWLHARGHIDDRLFAAGEALRSDFERAQLAPRTTMRWEPVRVRGGGEAGLTPTERQIAAKARFDGALATAGRGLADILWRVVCAGESVPHAEKALNWPVRSGKLVLRLALDRVADFYRIP
- a CDS encoding ABC-F family ATP-binding cassette domain-containing protein, with translation MAPPPILSWESLGLIQGAGWLFQDINLHIAPRDRIALIGRNGAGKTTLLKLIANRIEADAGTRTVQPGTRVVMLEQEPDFSGFDTLLDFAIAGEHAPAQHEVEAIAGQIGIDLSRSAASASGGERRRTALARALASEPDLLLLDEPTNHLDLGAIDWLEDWLGRYNGAFVVISHDRTFLTRLTRATLWLDQGSLRRREIGFGGYEAWEEQVFAEQARAAERLDAKLKIEAHWLERGVTARRKRNQGRLEKLYEMRAQRASMLSPTGNAKLALSNDDSKTKSVIVAEHVTKRFGDRTIIKDFSLRIQRGDRIGVVGSNGAGKSTLLKLLTGELSPDEGTVTLAKTLTGIVIDQQRSLISPEKTVRQILAEGGDWIDVQGVRKHIQGYLKEFLFDPGIVDMKVGVLSGGERSRLLLAREFSRKSNLLVLDEPTNDLDLETLDLLQEVIADYDGTVLIVSHDRDFLDRTVTVTLGLDGSGAVDIVAGGYADWEAKRKQRVAPTKVKAARVEIAPPPPPKKTKLSYKDQRDFDLLPDRIAELEAHIARDEAALSDPALYTSDPKKFASLTAAIDKARVEKDAAEERWLELAEMVEAL